The DNA window ACCCAGACCGGCGGCGGTGAGCATGTCGATGTCGTTGGCGCCGTCACCGACCGCGACGGTCTGCTCCATCGGGACGCCGACGTCGGCCGCGAACTTGCGCAGCGCGGTGGCCTTGGCGGCCCGGTCGACGACGTCGCCGACCACCCGGCCGGTGAGCTTGCCGTCGACGATCTCGAGGGTGTTGGCCTGCACGAAGTCCAGCTCGAGCTCGTGCGCGAGACCCTCGATCACCTGACGGAATCCGCCCGAGACGACACCGCAGTGGTAGCCGAGACGGCGCAGCGTGCGGATCGTGGTCCGGGCGCCGGGCGTCAGCTGCAGGTCGGCGGCCACGTCGTCGATGACCGACGCGTCGAGACCGGCGAGCGTGGCGACGCGCTGGTTGAGGGATTCGGTGAAGTCGATCTCACCGCGCATCGCGGCCTCGGTGACGGCGCGGACCTCGTCCTCGACACCCGCACGGGCCGCGAGCATCTCGATGACCTCGCCCTGCACGAGCGTGGAGTCGACGTCGAACACGATGAGCCGCTTGGCGCGACGGGCCAGTCCCCCACGCTCGACCGCGACGTCGACGTTCACCCCGGCGGCGACCTCGGCCAGGCCGGCACGCAACTGCGCGTCCGCCTCCGCCCCGGTACCCGAGGCGGTGACCATCAGTTCGAGACCGGTCACCGGGTAGTCGGCGATCCCGCGGATGGAGTCGATGTTGGCGCCCTGCCGTGCCAGCTCGCGCGAGAGGGAACGGAATGCCCGCGCGCTCACCGGGCTGCCGAGGACGACGACCGCGTGCGTCGAGACCTGCTGCCGGCCCGCGGGGTCGGCACCGATCTCGACGTCGACGTTCATGCCGACGGTGTCCATCGCCTCCTCGAGTTCCTCCTGGAGGGCCTCCGGATCGGTGGGGCACTGCACCAGTACACCGAGCGTGAGCCGGCCGCGGATGACGACCTGCTCCACGTCGAGCAGACTCACGTCGTGGCGCGACAACGCCGCGAAGAGCACCGACGTCACGCCGGGCCTGTCCGGACCAGTAACCGTCACCAGCACCGTGGCGTCTGACGCACCCACCGAGAAACTCCGTTCGTTTGGGCTTCCAACCTCGTGGAAACGAATGACCGTCCCCCATTCTGCCAAGTCGGCCCGGGAGCAGCGGAAAGGCCCCGCCCGAGAAACGGGCGGGGCCTTTCCGGTAGTGCAGGGACCCTCGGGTCCGCTAGGACTTGCTGTCCTCCAGGACCGCGTGCTTGCCGCCGTGGCCCGGGCCGACATGGGCCTCGGCGCGCATGCGCTCGACCATGTGCGGGTAGTGCAGCTCGAACGCCGGACGCTCCGAGCGGATCCGGGGCAGTTCGGTGAAGTTGTGCCGCGGCGGCGGGCAGCTGGTGGCCCACTC is part of the Rhodococcus sp. SGAir0479 genome and encodes:
- the serB gene encoding phosphoserine phosphatase SerB, with protein sequence MGASDATVLVTVTGPDRPGVTSVLFAALSRHDVSLLDVEQVVIRGRLTLGVLVQCPTDPEALQEELEEAMDTVGMNVDVEIGADPAGRQQVSTHAVVVLGSPVSARAFRSLSRELARQGANIDSIRGIADYPVTGLELMVTASGTGAEADAQLRAGLAEVAAGVNVDVAVERGGLARRAKRLIVFDVDSTLVQGEVIEMLAARAGVEDEVRAVTEAAMRGEIDFTESLNQRVATLAGLDASVIDDVAADLQLTPGARTTIRTLRRLGYHCGVVSGGFRQVIEGLAHELELDFVQANTLEIVDGKLTGRVVGDVVDRAAKATALRKFAADVGVPMEQTVAVGDGANDIDMLTAAGLGVAFNAKPALREVADTALSHPFLDAVLFVLGVTRNEVEAADAVDGVVRRVPLP